The Hymenobacter sp. DG01 genome has a segment encoding these proteins:
- the pckA gene encoding phosphoenolpyruvate carboxykinase (ATP), protein MMDSAANARLAPLGISRAARVHLNLTPAELVEEALRRGEGTLTDTGALMADTGAFTGRSPKDRFVVKDANTQDSVWWGDINIPFDADKFDQLHQKMVQYLEDKEIYVRDAYAGANPTYELKLRVVNELAWHNLFCYNMFLRPTEGADTSWTPDFSIICAPGFEADPAVDGTRQKNFAILNFTKKMILIGGTGYAGEMKKGIFGVLNYLLPHERETLSMHCSANVGKDGDTAIFFGLSGTGKTTLSADPNRGLIGDDEHGWTPDAGIFNFEGGCYAKVIDLSAEKEPEIWNAIKFGSIVENTRFVPGTHTVDYANKSVTENTRTAYPINYIPNAIEPSVADAPKNIFFLTADAFGVLPPISKLDKSHAMYHFMSGYTAKVAGTEMGVTEPQTTFSACFGAVFLPLHPTKYAEMLGKKMDENEVNVWLVNTGWTGGSYGVGSRMKLSYTRAMITAALNGELDDVTFHKHPIFGVEIPAAVPGVPAEILDARDTWADKEEYDRTATDLAHKFVANFKKYADYANEEILAGAPKAEVVASV, encoded by the coding sequence ATGATGGACTCCGCCGCCAACGCCCGCCTCGCCCCCCTGGGCATTTCCCGCGCCGCCCGGGTACACCTCAACCTCACCCCCGCCGAGCTGGTAGAGGAAGCCCTGCGCCGGGGCGAAGGCACCCTCACCGACACTGGCGCCCTGATGGCGGACACCGGTGCCTTCACCGGCCGCTCGCCCAAAGACCGGTTCGTAGTAAAAGATGCCAATACCCAGGACAGTGTCTGGTGGGGTGACATCAACATTCCTTTCGACGCCGACAAGTTTGACCAGCTCCACCAGAAGATGGTGCAGTACCTGGAGGACAAGGAGATTTACGTGCGCGACGCCTACGCCGGCGCTAACCCTACCTATGAGCTGAAGCTGCGGGTAGTAAACGAGCTAGCCTGGCACAACCTGTTCTGCTACAATATGTTCCTGCGCCCCACCGAGGGTGCGGACACGAGCTGGACACCCGATTTCAGCATCATTTGCGCCCCCGGCTTCGAGGCTGATCCGGCCGTGGATGGTACGCGCCAGAAAAATTTCGCTATTCTGAATTTCACCAAGAAGATGATTCTGATTGGGGGTACGGGCTACGCCGGCGAAATGAAGAAGGGCATTTTCGGGGTGCTCAACTACCTCCTGCCCCACGAGCGGGAAACCCTGAGCATGCACTGCTCGGCCAACGTAGGTAAGGACGGCGACACGGCTATCTTCTTCGGCCTCTCGGGCACGGGCAAGACTACACTCTCCGCTGACCCTAACCGCGGCCTCATCGGCGACGACGAGCACGGCTGGACTCCGGACGCGGGCATCTTCAACTTTGAGGGCGGCTGCTACGCCAAGGTTATTGACCTCTCGGCCGAGAAGGAACCCGAAATCTGGAATGCCATTAAGTTCGGCTCTATCGTGGAGAATACCCGCTTCGTGCCGGGTACGCACACCGTAGATTACGCCAATAAGTCGGTGACGGAAAACACCCGCACGGCTTACCCCATCAACTACATTCCGAATGCCATTGAGCCTTCGGTAGCCGATGCGCCCAAGAACATCTTCTTTCTGACGGCTGATGCCTTCGGGGTGCTGCCTCCCATCAGCAAGCTCGACAAGAGCCATGCCATGTACCACTTCATGTCGGGCTACACGGCCAAGGTAGCGGGCACGGAAATGGGCGTTACTGAGCCTCAGACTACTTTCTCGGCCTGCTTTGGTGCGGTGTTCCTACCCCTGCACCCCACCAAATACGCCGAGATGCTGGGCAAGAAAATGGACGAAAACGAAGTGAACGTGTGGCTGGTGAATACCGGCTGGACGGGCGGTTCTTACGGCGTTGGCTCGCGCATGAAGCTCAGCTACACCCGCGCCATGATTACGGCTGCCCTCAACGGCGAGCTGGACGACGTAACCTTCCACAAGCATCCCATCTTCGGGGTGGAAATTCCGGCGGCAGTACCCGGCGTACCTGCTGAAATTCTGGATGCCCGCGACACCTGGGCTGACAAGGAAGAGTACGACCGCACGGCTACCGACCTGGCCCACAAGTTCGTAGCCAACTTCAAGAAGTACGCCGACTACGCCAACGAAGAAATTCTGGCCGGCGCTCCGAAAGCCGAGGTAGTAGCCAGCGTGTAG
- a CDS encoding sigma-54-dependent Fis family transcriptional regulator, with translation MTPSEIQSIKQRFGIIGNAPSLNYAIQVAAQVAPTDMTVLITGESGSGKESFSKIIHALSPRKHGQFIAINCGAIPEGTIDSELFGHEKGSFTGAQEARKGYFEVTNGGTIFLDEIGEMPLGTQARLLRVLENGEFIRVGSSKVQKTDVRVVAATNVNLLDAVREGRFREDLYYRLNTVPISVPPLRERGDDIYLLFRKFATDFADRYRVKPISLTSDAVQELQRFRFPGNIRQLKNVAEQMSVLETEREVDSRRLRSYLPADQSSRLPMLVSAAGSATDGAGNAYSERDLLYKVLFDMRRDMTDLKKLVLDLAAGQRPQETQELLRQNSHLFNNLSVAPYDGSAARPLRPASPETGPAEYILSPRDLSMDDTTDYEEEVQRVEDIPHETEEETLSLEAKEKEMIIKALKKHNNKRKYAAHDLGISERTLYRKLKQYDLEQA, from the coding sequence TTGACTCCTTCCGAAATACAATCTATTAAACAGCGGTTCGGCATTATCGGTAATGCTCCCTCGCTGAACTATGCCATCCAGGTGGCCGCGCAGGTAGCGCCGACGGATATGACGGTGCTTATCACCGGGGAAAGCGGCTCGGGTAAGGAGTCATTTTCGAAGATTATCCATGCTCTTTCGCCCCGCAAGCACGGGCAGTTCATTGCCATCAACTGCGGGGCTATTCCAGAGGGCACCATTGACTCCGAACTGTTTGGCCACGAGAAGGGCTCCTTTACCGGGGCCCAGGAAGCCCGCAAGGGTTATTTCGAGGTAACCAACGGCGGCACCATCTTCCTCGATGAGATTGGGGAAATGCCGCTGGGCACCCAGGCCCGCCTGCTGCGGGTGTTGGAGAACGGCGAATTTATCCGGGTCGGCTCCTCGAAAGTACAGAAGACCGATGTGCGGGTAGTGGCGGCTACCAACGTGAATCTGCTGGATGCCGTGCGCGAAGGCCGCTTCCGCGAAGACCTATACTACCGCCTCAACACCGTTCCGATTTCAGTTCCACCATTGCGTGAACGAGGCGACGATATCTACCTACTGTTTAGGAAGTTCGCTACGGATTTTGCCGACCGCTACCGGGTAAAGCCTATCAGCCTGACCTCCGATGCGGTGCAGGAGCTGCAGCGCTTCCGGTTTCCGGGCAACATCCGCCAGCTCAAGAACGTGGCCGAGCAGATGTCGGTGCTGGAAACAGAGCGGGAGGTCGATTCGCGCCGCCTCCGCAGCTACCTGCCCGCCGACCAAAGCAGCCGTCTGCCCATGCTGGTAAGCGCCGCCGGCTCTGCCACTGATGGGGCCGGTAACGCCTACTCGGAGCGCGACCTGTTGTATAAGGTTCTCTTCGATATGCGCCGCGACATGACCGACCTGAAAAAGCTGGTTCTCGACCTCGCGGCCGGGCAGCGCCCCCAGGAAACCCAGGAGCTGCTGCGCCAGAACAGTCACCTGTTCAACAACCTGAGCGTGGCTCCCTACGACGGTTCGGCGGCCCGTCCCCTTCGCCCCGCCAGCCCCGAAACTGGTCCTGCTGAGTATATCCTGAGTCCGCGCGACCTTTCTATGGACGATACGACGGACTACGAGGAGGAAGTGCAGCGGGTGGAAGACATTCCGCACGAAACGGAGGAGGAAACCCTTTCTTTGGAGGCCAAGGAAAAGGAAATGATTATCAAGGCCCTCAAAAAGCACAACAACAAACGTAAATACGCCGCCCACGACCTCGGCATTTCCGAGCGTACGCTTTACCGCAAACTCAAGCAATATGATCTGGAACAAGCGTAA
- a CDS encoding peptide MFS transporter, whose translation MQTTSAVQEQPIAKQGHPPGLYLLFFTEMWERFSYYGMRGLLMLYLSKTAIQGGLGIDAASASLIYGYFTGFVYLTPILGGWLADKYIGQRRAILIGGLTMAVGQFFLFMQPALSTDAFFFGLPWPTVIGLLLLILGNGFFKPNISTIVGKLYAQGDPRRDAAFTIFYMGINTGAFIAPLVCGYLAEDMFATKTVVDGVEQVASYGFRYGFLAAGIGMLLGQLAFNLLGKKYLGDVGMYPEGQNEDKTVTKAPLTKEETDRMAVIFIITLFVVFFWAGFEQAGSSLTLYTDKYINREVAGFLIPTSWFQSVNAGFIVLLGAPVAALWVSLSRKGKDLSIPVKMGLGMVLLGVGFLFMVGAVLERGGDVADQTIKASILWLLATYFFHTIGELCLSPVGLSMVSRLSPPTLTSMLMGVWFLAPFVAQIAGGYIASYVEELGALKVFGLIAGFVILAGLILIAIAKKLFHMMHGRG comes from the coding sequence ATGCAAACAACCTCCGCTGTTCAGGAGCAGCCGATTGCAAAACAGGGCCACCCGCCGGGGCTCTACCTCCTTTTCTTCACTGAAATGTGGGAGCGGTTCAGCTACTACGGTATGCGCGGCCTGCTTATGCTCTATTTGTCGAAAACGGCAATACAGGGCGGACTGGGTATTGACGCGGCCAGTGCTTCGCTTATTTACGGCTACTTCACCGGCTTCGTGTACCTGACCCCCATCCTGGGCGGGTGGCTGGCTGATAAGTATATCGGGCAGCGCCGGGCTATTCTGATTGGTGGCCTGACCATGGCCGTTGGGCAGTTTTTCCTGTTCATGCAGCCGGCTCTGTCCACGGATGCCTTCTTCTTTGGCCTGCCCTGGCCGACGGTTATTGGCCTGCTGCTCCTGATTCTGGGCAACGGTTTCTTTAAGCCGAATATCTCCACCATTGTAGGGAAACTGTACGCGCAGGGCGACCCACGCCGTGATGCGGCTTTTACTATCTTCTACATGGGTATTAACACGGGCGCTTTTATTGCTCCGCTCGTGTGCGGCTACCTGGCCGAAGATATGTTTGCTACGAAAACGGTGGTTGATGGCGTGGAGCAAGTAGCTAGCTACGGCTTCCGCTACGGCTTCCTGGCCGCCGGTATTGGAATGCTGTTGGGCCAGTTGGCCTTTAACTTGCTGGGTAAGAAGTACCTCGGCGACGTGGGAATGTACCCCGAAGGCCAGAACGAAGACAAAACCGTTACCAAGGCTCCTCTTACTAAGGAGGAAACCGACCGTATGGCCGTTATCTTCATCATCACGCTCTTCGTGGTATTCTTCTGGGCTGGCTTCGAGCAGGCCGGTTCCTCGCTGACGCTGTACACCGATAAGTACATCAACCGTGAGGTAGCAGGCTTCCTGATTCCGACCTCCTGGTTCCAGTCCGTAAACGCCGGCTTCATTGTGCTGCTGGGCGCGCCCGTAGCCGCTTTGTGGGTAAGCCTGAGCCGCAAGGGCAAGGACCTGAGCATCCCTGTGAAGATGGGTCTGGGTATGGTGCTGCTGGGCGTCGGCTTCCTGTTCATGGTAGGCGCTGTGCTGGAACGCGGCGGCGACGTAGCCGACCAGACCATCAAGGCCAGCATTCTGTGGCTGCTGGCTACCTACTTCTTCCATACCATTGGTGAACTCTGTCTCTCGCCGGTTGGGCTGTCAATGGTGTCGCGCCTTTCGCCGCCTACCCTCACTTCTATGCTGATGGGTGTGTGGTTCCTGGCACCCTTCGTAGCCCAGATTGCTGGTGGCTACATTGCCTCCTATGTAGAGGAATTGGGCGCTCTGAAGGTGTTCGGCCTGATTGCCGGCTTCGTCATCCTGGCTGGTCTGATTCTGATTGCCATTGCCAAGAAGCTGTTCCACATGATGCACGGCCGCGGCTAA
- a CDS encoding LptE family protein: MIWNKRNWAFGLVLLLLLPLFSGCGVYSFTGTSIDPSVKTISIATFANNANNGPSFLAPRFTEDFKDYFQRNTTLKLVPRDGDLQFEGQIIAYDFAPAAIQQQNGQDLAGANQLTIQVRVKFTNTKDPKQDFEQTLQTTRPFPASRDITSINNDPTALRELFRNIISDAFNKSVANW, from the coding sequence ATGATCTGGAACAAGCGTAATTGGGCTTTTGGGCTGGTTTTGCTGCTGTTGCTACCTCTGTTTAGTGGCTGCGGGGTGTACTCCTTCACCGGCACCAGCATCGACCCTTCCGTAAAGACGATTTCCATTGCCACGTTTGCCAACAACGCCAACAATGGCCCCTCCTTCCTGGCCCCCCGGTTTACCGAGGACTTCAAGGACTATTTCCAACGCAACACAACCCTGAAGCTGGTCCCGCGCGACGGTGACCTGCAGTTTGAAGGACAGATCATTGCCTACGATTTCGCCCCGGCAGCCATTCAGCAGCAAAACGGGCAGGATTTGGCCGGCGCCAACCAGCTGACTATTCAGGTTCGGGTAAAGTTTACCAATACCAAGGACCCCAAGCAGGACTTCGAGCAGACCCTGCAAACGACCCGGCCCTTCCCTGCTTCCCGCGACATTACCAGCATCAACAACGACCCGACCGCCCTGCGCGAGCTGTTTCGTAATATTATCAGCGACGCCTTTAACAAATCGGTAGCCAACTGGTAA
- the pabB gene encoding aminodeoxychorismate synthase component I has product MLTLPLTDLPADFRARALHWAAGFPHCAYFEPNDLLYPGGPFRRLLGVATQTGTAPATLPELRSWLASVPGSAPRCGFITYDVKNEIEALHSNNPYGLAWPNLHFFTPEVWLQWQEATLEIHAPNPGVVLQHILAKPLLPPVLAPTPTLRPRMPRAEYLTAVRAVQNDILDGEVYELNLCQEFYAENVQLSPVEVFLQLQQASPTPFAGFYRHHDHYLLCASPERFLRRQGDTLLSQPIKGTIRRGATPVADQEQRLALLHDEKERAENLMIVDLVRNDLARVARTGSVQVPELFGLYPFRHVWQMISTVQAQVRPEVDLVDVLRATFPMGSMTGAPKIRAMELIEHYEHSRRGLYSGSIGYVLPSGDLDFNVVIRSLQYRQDTGYLSFQVGSAITYDSVPEREYEECLLKAQALLEVLGQSQGVAE; this is encoded by the coding sequence GTGCTTACCCTTCCGCTCACTGATCTTCCCGCTGACTTTCGTGCCCGGGCGCTGCACTGGGCCGCCGGCTTTCCGCATTGCGCTTATTTCGAGCCCAACGACCTGCTCTATCCGGGTGGGCCGTTTCGCCGCCTGCTGGGGGTAGCAACGCAGACCGGTACCGCGCCCGCCACCCTCCCGGAGCTTCGAAGCTGGCTGGCTTCGGTGCCGGGCTCGGCGCCCCGCTGTGGCTTTATTACCTACGATGTCAAGAATGAGATAGAAGCCCTGCACAGCAATAACCCTTATGGGCTGGCTTGGCCTAACCTGCATTTTTTTACTCCCGAAGTCTGGCTCCAGTGGCAGGAGGCAACGCTGGAAATCCATGCTCCCAACCCGGGTGTCGTGCTGCAGCACATTCTGGCGAAGCCCTTGCTACCCCCAGTTCTAGCCCCAACCCCGACGCTCCGCCCGCGCATGCCCCGTGCGGAGTACCTGACCGCCGTGCGCGCCGTGCAGAACGATATTCTGGATGGGGAGGTGTACGAGCTCAATCTGTGCCAGGAGTTTTACGCCGAAAATGTGCAGCTGAGCCCGGTAGAGGTGTTTTTGCAGTTGCAACAGGCCTCGCCTACCCCCTTCGCCGGCTTCTACCGTCACCACGACCATTACCTGCTCTGCGCCTCACCCGAGCGGTTTCTGCGGCGACAAGGAGATACGCTGCTTTCTCAGCCCATCAAGGGCACCATTCGCCGGGGCGCTACCCCTGTCGCCGACCAAGAACAACGCCTAGCCCTGCTTCATGACGAGAAGGAGCGCGCTGAAAACCTGATGATTGTGGATTTGGTGCGCAACGACCTCGCCCGCGTGGCCCGGACTGGCAGCGTGCAGGTGCCGGAGCTGTTCGGCCTCTACCCCTTCCGCCACGTTTGGCAGATGATATCCACCGTGCAGGCCCAGGTCCGTCCCGAAGTGGACTTGGTGGATGTCCTGCGGGCAACTTTTCCCATGGGTTCGATGACCGGCGCGCCGAAAATTAGGGCCATGGAGCTAATTGAGCACTACGAGCACAGCCGCCGGGGCCTCTACAGCGGCAGCATCGGCTACGTGCTACCCTCCGGCGACTTAGACTTTAACGTGGTTATCCGCAGCCTGCAGTACCGCCAGGATACCGGTTACCTCTCCTTCCAGGTTGGCTCGGCCATCACCTACGACTCAGTGCCGGAGCGCGAGTACGAGGAGTGTCTGCTGAAAGCCCAGGCGCTTTTGGAAGTGCTGGGGCAGAGTCAGGGAGTCGCTGAGTAA
- the groES gene encoding co-chaperone GroES: protein MSLSIKPLADRVIIAPAAAEEKTKSGIIIPDTAKEKPQRGEVVAVGEGKVADNGTTIKPQVKAGDQVLYGKYAGTEITVDGQDYLIMKESDIFAVL, encoded by the coding sequence ATGTCGCTTAGCATCAAACCGCTGGCTGACCGCGTAATCATTGCGCCGGCCGCTGCCGAGGAGAAAACCAAATCGGGCATCATCATCCCCGACACGGCCAAGGAGAAACCCCAGCGTGGCGAAGTAGTTGCCGTAGGCGAAGGCAAAGTGGCCGACAACGGCACTACCATCAAGCCGCAGGTAAAAGCTGGTGACCAGGTGCTGTATGGCAAGTATGCCGGCACTGAAATCACTGTCGATGGTCAGGACTACCTCATTATGAAGGAGTCGGACATCTTCGCCGTACTGTAA
- the miaB gene encoding tRNA (N6-isopentenyl adenosine(37)-C2)-methylthiotransferase MiaB, translating to MSQPLITLDFLDKTTLPTPTVEAVTHEHEPSGEVRVNPATRTGRSRKLYIESYGCQMNFSDSEIVSSILFEQGFDTTEELEGADLVLLNTCSIREKAEQTVRMRLAQINGHKKRNPGLLVGVLGCMAERLKSKFLEEEKLVDLVVGPDAYRDLPQLIQQVDGGQKAVNVLLSREETYADITPVRLNSNGITAFISIMRGCDNMCSFCVVPFTRGRERSRDAHSIVQEALDLVAQGYKEVTLLGQNVDSYKWASEDGLEQVNFAQLLERVALVSPELRVRFSTSHPKDITDEVLHTMARHENICKYIHLPAQSGNSRVLKLMNRTYDRPWYEERVQAIRRILGEDCAISTDMIAGFCSETEEEHQDSLSLLDFAQYDMGYNFFYSERPGTLAARKLEDDIPLEVKKRRLQEIIDRQQLHARARYARMVGRVHQVLVEGPSKRSQEHLSGRNSQNQVVIFPKGTAKKGDYVNVLATSTTGAALLGEMV from the coding sequence ATGTCCCAACCGCTGATTACCCTCGACTTCCTCGATAAAACCACCTTGCCCACGCCCACCGTTGAGGCGGTGACTCACGAGCATGAACCCTCGGGCGAAGTGCGCGTGAACCCGGCCACCCGCACGGGCCGCAGCCGCAAGCTCTACATTGAGAGCTACGGCTGCCAGATGAACTTCTCCGATTCCGAAATCGTGTCTAGCATTCTGTTTGAGCAGGGTTTCGACACCACCGAGGAGTTGGAGGGTGCCGACCTGGTGCTGCTGAACACTTGCTCCATCCGGGAAAAGGCCGAGCAGACCGTGCGCATGCGCCTGGCCCAGATCAACGGGCACAAAAAGCGCAACCCCGGCCTGCTGGTAGGGGTGCTGGGCTGCATGGCCGAGCGCCTGAAAAGCAAGTTCCTGGAAGAGGAAAAGCTGGTGGACCTGGTAGTAGGCCCCGATGCCTACCGCGACCTGCCCCAACTCATTCAGCAGGTAGATGGCGGCCAGAAAGCGGTAAACGTGCTGCTCAGCCGCGAGGAAACCTACGCCGACATCACGCCGGTGCGCCTGAACTCCAATGGTATCACGGCCTTCATCAGCATTATGCGTGGCTGCGACAACATGTGCTCCTTCTGCGTGGTGCCCTTTACCCGGGGCCGCGAGCGGAGCCGCGACGCCCACAGCATCGTGCAGGAAGCCCTCGACCTGGTGGCCCAGGGCTACAAGGAAGTTACCCTACTCGGACAGAACGTGGACTCATACAAGTGGGCTTCCGAAGATGGCCTGGAGCAGGTCAACTTCGCGCAGCTGCTGGAGCGCGTAGCGCTGGTAAGCCCCGAGCTGCGGGTGCGCTTCTCCACCTCCCACCCCAAGGACATCACCGACGAGGTGCTGCACACTATGGCGCGCCACGAGAACATCTGCAAGTACATTCACCTGCCCGCCCAAAGCGGTAACTCGCGCGTGCTCAAGCTCATGAACCGCACCTACGACCGCCCTTGGTACGAGGAGCGTGTGCAAGCCATTCGCCGTATTCTGGGTGAAGACTGCGCCATCAGCACCGATATGATTGCCGGCTTCTGCTCCGAAACCGAGGAAGAACACCAGGACAGCCTGAGCCTGCTCGACTTCGCGCAGTACGACATGGGCTACAACTTCTTCTACTCCGAGCGCCCCGGCACGCTGGCTGCCCGCAAGCTGGAAGATGATATTCCGCTGGAAGTAAAGAAGCGTCGTTTGCAGGAAATTATTGACCGGCAGCAACTGCACGCCCGGGCTCGCTACGCCCGCATGGTGGGCCGCGTGCACCAGGTGCTGGTAGAAGGCCCTTCTAAGCGCAGCCAGGAGCACCTTAGTGGCCGCAACAGTCAAAACCAGGTGGTTATCTTCCCCAAAGGCACCGCCAAGAAAGGCGATTATGTGAACGTGCTGGCTACTAGCACCACGGGTGCGGCGCTGCTCGGAGAAATGGTGTAG
- the groL gene encoding chaperonin GroEL (60 kDa chaperone family; promotes refolding of misfolded polypeptides especially under stressful conditions; forms two stacked rings of heptamers to form a barrel-shaped 14mer; ends can be capped by GroES; misfolded proteins enter the barrel where they are refolded when GroES binds) — MAKNIQFDTDGRDKLKRGVDKLANAVKVTLGPKGRNVVIDKKFGAPSITKDGVTVAKEIELADPIENMGAQLVKEVASKTADQAGDGTTTATVLAQAIYAAGSKNVAAGANPMDLKRGIDKAVIAVVANLKAQSKKIENSSEIAQVGAISANNDMEIGKMIAYAMDKVGKEGVITVEEARGTETEVKTVEGMQFDRGYLSPYFVTNPEKMEAEFDNPFILIYDKKVSTMKELLPVLEQVVQTGKPLVIISEDVDGEALATLVVNKLRGSLKIAAVKAPGFGDRRKAMLEDIAVLTGGTVISEERGYKLDSATLEYLGQAEKVIIDKDNTTIVNGRGDKDGITSRVNEIKAQIGTTTSDYDKEKLQERLAKLSGGVAILYIGASTEVEMKEKKDRVDDALHATRAAVEEGVVPGGGVALVRALDALEGVDTLNGDERTGVNIIRTAIEAPLRTIVANAGGEGSVVVQKVREGSADYGYNAREDRYENLMAAGILDPTKVTRLALENAASIAGLLLTTECVISDEPEDEKSGAGAVSPGMGGMGGMM; from the coding sequence ATGGCTAAGAACATCCAATTCGATACCGATGGCCGCGACAAGCTGAAGCGCGGCGTTGACAAACTAGCAAACGCAGTGAAGGTAACCCTGGGCCCCAAAGGCCGCAACGTGGTTATCGACAAGAAATTCGGCGCGCCGAGCATCACCAAAGACGGGGTGACGGTAGCCAAGGAAATTGAGCTGGCTGACCCGATTGAAAACATGGGCGCTCAGCTGGTGAAGGAAGTAGCTTCCAAAACCGCCGACCAGGCCGGTGACGGCACTACTACCGCTACCGTACTGGCCCAGGCTATCTACGCCGCTGGCTCGAAGAACGTAGCTGCCGGTGCTAACCCCATGGACCTGAAGCGTGGCATCGACAAGGCAGTTATTGCCGTGGTTGCCAACCTGAAGGCTCAGTCCAAGAAGATTGAAAACTCGTCGGAAATTGCCCAGGTAGGCGCTATTTCGGCCAACAACGACATGGAAATCGGCAAAATGATTGCCTACGCCATGGATAAAGTGGGTAAAGAAGGCGTAATCACCGTGGAAGAAGCTCGCGGCACCGAAACCGAAGTAAAAACGGTGGAAGGCATGCAGTTCGACCGTGGCTACCTCTCTCCTTACTTCGTGACCAACCCGGAGAAAATGGAGGCTGAGTTCGACAACCCCTTCATCCTCATCTACGACAAGAAGGTGAGCACCATGAAGGAGCTGCTACCCGTACTGGAGCAGGTTGTTCAGACCGGCAAGCCCCTGGTTATCATCTCGGAAGATGTGGACGGCGAAGCTCTGGCTACTCTGGTGGTAAACAAGCTGCGTGGCTCGCTGAAAATTGCTGCTGTAAAAGCTCCTGGCTTCGGTGACCGTCGTAAGGCGATGCTGGAAGACATTGCTGTGCTGACCGGCGGTACCGTAATTTCGGAAGAGCGCGGCTACAAGCTGGACAGCGCTACCCTGGAGTACCTGGGTCAGGCTGAGAAAGTTATCATCGACAAAGACAACACGACCATCGTAAACGGCCGTGGCGACAAAGATGGTATCACCAGCCGCGTAAACGAAATCAAAGCCCAAATCGGCACTACTACTTCTGACTACGACAAAGAGAAGCTGCAGGAGCGTCTGGCAAAGCTGTCGGGCGGCGTAGCTATCCTCTACATCGGTGCTAGCACTGAGGTAGAGATGAAAGAGAAGAAAGACCGCGTTGACGATGCTCTGCACGCTACCCGCGCTGCCGTAGAAGAAGGCGTAGTTCCTGGTGGTGGCGTGGCTCTGGTGCGCGCTCTGGACGCGCTGGAAGGTGTTGACACCCTGAACGGCGACGAGCGTACCGGTGTAAACATCATCCGCACGGCTATCGAGGCTCCCCTGCGTACCATCGTGGCTAACGCCGGTGGCGAAGGCTCGGTAGTAGTACAGAAAGTACGTGAAGGCTCTGCTGACTACGGCTACAACGCCCGCGAGGACCGCTACGAAAACCTGATGGCCGCTGGTATCCTCGACCCGACCAAAGTTACCCGCCTGGCTCTGGAAAATGCCGCTTCGATTGCCGGCCTGCTCCTGACCACCGAGTGCGTAATTTCGGACGAGCCGGAAGATGAGAAGTCCGGCGCTGGCGCCGTATCGCCCGGCATGGGCGGCATGGGCGGCATGATGTAA
- the secG gene encoding preprotein translocase subunit SecG, with the protein MYYALIALILLVCLLLALVVLAQNPKGGGISSQFGAGGAAQLMGVKRTGDLLEKLTWGFAIGLMLLSLGTHVVGGASEAGPVRSINQQKALETRIPAVPGAAAPGAPAGAPATAPAAQPTPAPAQ; encoded by the coding sequence ATGTACTACGCTCTTATTGCCCTGATTCTTCTTGTTTGCCTGCTGCTGGCCCTGGTAGTGCTGGCCCAAAACCCCAAGGGCGGCGGAATTTCCAGCCAGTTTGGCGCGGGTGGCGCGGCCCAGCTCATGGGCGTAAAGCGCACCGGCGACCTGCTCGAAAAACTCACTTGGGGCTTTGCCATCGGCCTGATGCTGCTCAGCCTGGGTACCCACGTAGTAGGAGGCGCCTCCGAAGCAGGGCCGGTTCGCAGCATCAACCAGCAGAAAGCCTTGGAAACGCGTATTCCGGCTGTACCCGGTGCGGCAGCCCCCGGCGCTCCGGCTGGGGCGCCCGCTACGGCTCCGGCCGCTCAGCCTACCCCGGCTCCTGCCCAATAA